In one Diabrotica virgifera virgifera chromosome 5, PGI_DIABVI_V3a genomic region, the following are encoded:
- the LOC114329038 gene encoding uncharacterized protein LOC114329038 — protein MKTTLVLSFLCCVSLTFAQIGKTHTPKPHTTPEPTTQEPNPEAEFDCDACIVFTTVIKDLVIDEIAIDEVERDADTLCAILPRHLREYCQHELLPKTDRIYEMLYEHTPQWVCDKLNFC, from the exons ATGAAGACTACATTGGTTTTGTCTTTTCTGTGTTGTGTCA GTCTTACCTTTGCTCAAATCGGTAAAACCCACACCCCGAAGCCCCATACTACCCCCGAGCCTACTACTCAAGAGCCTAATCCTGAAGCTGA atttgaTTGCGATGCCTGCATTGTATTTACAACTGTCATCAAGGATTTAGTGATTGACGAAATAGCAATA GACGAAGTTGAAAGAGACGCAGACACATTATGCGCCATTCTACCACGTCACTTGAGAGAATATTGCCAGCATGAATTGCTTCCAAAAACTGACAGAATCTATGAAATGCTGTACGAACACACTCCTCAATGGGTGTGCGACAAGTTGAACTTCTGTTAA